TCCAACATCAGAAGTTCTTAAATAAGCTGAAGATAGTGTGAGTCAACTTGCACACAAATAGTTTGACTTCACACAAAGTGCCATTTGCTTTTATCTGGAAACATGAAGGACCCTTGTACCCTATTGGTTTTATTCTGATGTAAGTATGGAAAGAAGCGTTGGAAAGTATGAGTTGTTGCCAATAAAAGGTGGCTCTAGTTGTCATGGGGGACAAGCTTAATCTAGGTCATGACACTATACTTCAAATGGGTTAAAGCATACAATGCAATAAATACTCGGAAGATATGATACTTGAAATAGCATGCATAGAGGATTATACAAAGAAAATACCTTGTTCAGTCAAAACCTCGTTCTCAACAAAACCATCATATGAAGAAAGATAGCCCATTCTTGACTTTCTGAAATCATCAGAGGATCCTATTGCCAGATCCCGGCCATCTTCCATATCATCGTCACATTCTGAGGCAGTTGAAGCAGAAACCCAGTCATTTACTAAACCATCACCCCTATTCTTCCTCCCAAATTTCAGCAGCTTCTTAAACCCTtttgggacatctttgcgtggctGTTGAGATGCATTGGCACCACCAAAAGGCATCTGAGCGCTGCCCCACTTTTTTCTCATCCGGGAAACATCAGCATCTGTTATTTGATCCAGCGAATGAGAGTTCCACGGTGATGGACTGCCGGTTGGTGAATCGACAAAAGCATCACCATCCGAGGTATCATTTGCATAAGGCAATAGGTGTGGATGATGCGAGCTCCAGGGggctggtaattcaccaggtaaaTCATGCATGTTTCTTGCAAAAGCATTGAACTTGGTACTGGATGCTTCCCGTGGAAAAGAAACGTCGCCATTTTCTGATCCTGGATCGTCTGAATTTCCAAAATCCTGACTCAGTTTTGGAGTCTCACTGTCTGAATCAGCAGGAAAATCACTTTCCCTGAGATTCTCTTCAATGCTTTCGTATTCTTCATCTTTGGCATCATCTGGGGAATCCTCTTGCTGATCTGGAAAATCATCATCTTCATCCTGTAAGACACTTGCAAACATTGGTTGTCGAAATCCGGTTATACCGACAACAGGGTGAGTCCCATTGTCTTTCCTAACAAAAGACTTCGGTACGCCAGATTTATGGGTGTTACTAGAAATTCCTGAGGGAGCACAGTTGTAAATATCCCTGTTCACTGATGAAGTGTCCCTTAATTCACTAGCATTTAAGTCTTTTCTCATAGACTGTGACccccttgattgatcttgatacaAAATACTCTTTGACTCTTCAATTATGCTCTTACTACGGGAAAAACCTTTTGGGTGAGCCCTTGCAGTAGCTCTGCTATGACCAGCTGATGGCTTTGTATTTTCCTTTCTGAAGTCGGAGAAATTGGGAACTGACTGTGCAAGAGGATTTTCTGGTGGGTTCCTGCGATTTGCATAACCGGGTCTTACAGCTCTTGACGAATGCTTATGACTATGGACAGGAGCAATGGATTTCTTTTGTGTGTAAGCTACTTTGTTTGAAAAATGCTTCCTGGAATCAGCACTCCTGGAAGAACAATCACCAGATAGGTAGTCACTGTTCATTTCATCTTCTACCAGGAAAGAATCTGCCCCCTGGAAAAGGCAAATATAACAAATTATTAACAAGCAAAATCCACAAGTGCGCATTATTGCAAGTTGCAATATGTCAAATGATTGTAGCATTCATTCTACATCTATACTTGCTGAAAAACATACTTTCAGTACTTCGCAGAAAAACTAAACTAGCCTTTTACCTTTAGTAGAAAAAAAAACAGAGTACAGCATTTGGGCTATACGCTAGCATTACAAAATAACAGAATTTCTTAATTACTATTTTCTGTTGAAGAAGTACAGCACTAATCCATGTAGAATCTAATACCTGATCCTTATTTCGTGAAACTGATTGCAAAGCAGATCGAGAGAATTTGGCCCGCATCTCAGCCTTGCTCCTTTCTAGACTTTCATGCATTGCCTTTAATATTGCTTCCTTCTCTTCTTTCTGCAGCTTCCAATCCTCCTTTAGTTTTGCATCCCTCTTCTGCatatattgatcataaaactttCCCCGTGACTCTTCTAGGCTAAGCATCCCAAGTTTTTCTGGTGTGCTGTTGTTATACCCTTCGTTGTCCACTATCTTCAGAAGCTCATTGGCATCAAAGTTGTTACTCTCCATCACAGTTTGCTTCATACAAATCTTCTCTGGAAGAACCTGTGTAGGCTTTACCTCACTTAACCTAGGTGTATCATCAACCTGTGCATCTGTAGACTTTCCTCTCCTGGAAGTGGTTAGCTTGTGTGCAGCAAATAATTTCTCCAACTCATTGGCCTTCATTTGCAGTTCATCATGCCGATCTTGATTCCCCTTTGCCGGTTTCGTCGCCCTAGTCTGCTCCAAGGGAATAGCATTTGCATCATTTACTGGTTTAACTTTACCTCCCAGCAAACTCAATTCCTGCTCAGCATTAGATGATTGTCTGCTCAAATTTGATCCCTGGCGACTAGAATAATCCAATTGAGGCAGTATTTCAGACCCAACAGCAACCTTTCTCCGCACATCCTCTACCTTCCGTGGTAGACTTTTCCGCCGCGAGCTAGCATCATGAACTTCAGATTCTGTAGAGCCAGCTTCGTCCCTACCAGATGAACCCCTAACATTAGTGCGAGAATGCGATGTGGCTTTCGATTTGAGATCAACACCACTTGACGTTTTCCCAACTGTTCGAAAGGATCGATCCTTCTTCACAACTGCGTCTGCTCCAGCATGCATCTCTTTTGAACGAAGGCGAGCTCTACTATCTTTACGTCCAATCTGTTCACTTGCAACTGGTACTTCATGAGCAACAGGAGTTATTTCCTTATCTATCTGGACATGATCCTCTGACAATGGACTAGTTAAAGTATCAAAATGTTTCGGGAAAGCTTCCTCAGCTGGCCTTGAAGATGTTTTTTGTCGGTTTTGAGTGGAAACATTTGAAGCAACATGCTCTGACAACCGTgtgtcgccttgtccttggttAACTCCCTGCTCCTTGTCAAAGGATAACTCACTCTCAGTACTAGAGGCTATAGCCATGTCATCTCCCGAACAAGACCTAGTCTGCTTTTCAGGAGCCTTGGTAACAATGGCTGATAATGAGGGTGGAGATGTAGCATTAAAGGTTGAGGACGAAGAAGCATTTGTAGTGGTAGAATCCTTGGGCTTGTCACCGTCCTTTTGACGTGACCAAGATTGAGATGTGTCTGGATTCTTCACCCCGCTAGCATCCTTATCAGCTCTTACTTTTGAACTGGCCTCCAGATTGGCAGATGTTGGTGTCCCAGCTGGAGTTCCATTTTCACTTTTGTCATTACAGCCACTGTTATCATTGTTACCCAGATCAATGCTCATGTCACTGACACTGCTCCACCTTCTTACCAACTTGTCCATGGACGCAACAGAAGGCACCCTGCGGTGCTCACCTTTCACTGGAACAACCTTAGCAGTACCTGCAGAGTTGCTGTTACCAGAAGTTGAAGTTTGCTCCTTTTGCTTATTCTCAAACATGCTTATTCTATCTTGCACACTCAAACGCCTCGAAAGCTCTTTAGCAGGAGCAGTTGGAGCATCAGTTTCGTTTTCTTGTTTATCTACTGTCTGCTGGATGGTTGGCTTAGATTGCTGTTCAGCGCTCGATCCTGATGGAACATCAACTGAATGTTGGTTGCTGCTTAATCTATCGGTATGCGGGACACTACCCCAACTTGTAGATCTATTGCTGGATCCACCGTGATCGGCCGGTGGCTCATCTATAGACATGTCTGAACTGCAGGAGTCACGAAGATCCCCATCTTCGAAGCTCTTCCAGTGTGATGAAGGTGCTGGGGATGCCTGAGGATTGATGTCTGGACGACGCTGGCAAAGTGACATGTATTTGTTGCATGCTTCGCTGGATATAACAAGTTCAAGTTGTCATATGTATCTAAACACCATTCATCAAGAAAGGCAGCAAAGGAACAAAAAATAAACGACGACTGTGACAGAAGATATCATATCTCAATGCGCTCCAATTTAACATGACCCACCCTCCTAATTCCTAGAAGAACCTTCTCCTGCAAACTTTTCCCAATTTCGAGATTGATAACTTCACGATGGGTGAGTTATTTCCTAAACTTGAGTTCTAAAGTTTCTATACAGCTTCCACCATCCAGCATCTTA
This region of Triticum aestivum cultivar Chinese Spring chromosome 2D, IWGSC CS RefSeq v2.1, whole genome shotgun sequence genomic DNA includes:
- the LOC123052091 gene encoding COP1-interacting protein 7, which gives rise to MEPDAPLDYALFQLSPRRSRCELVVSCSGRTEKIASGSVKPFVTHLRAAEEQAAAQPPQPAIRLQLDRRAAWFSKGTLERFVRFVSTPEVLEMANTFDAEMSQLEGARKIYAAQGTAVGATSGAAAEASAAAADITKKELLRAIDVRLSALKQDLVTSCARASSAGFNHDSVSELLHFADHFGASRLSEACNKYMSLCQRRPDINPQASPAPSSHWKSFEDGDLRDSCSSDMSIDEPPADHGGSSNRSTSWGSVPHTDRLSSNQHSVDVPSGSSAEQQSKPTIQQTVDKQENETDAPTAPAKELSRRLSVQDRISMFENKQKEQTSTSGNSNSAGTAKVVPVKGEHRRVPSVASMDKLVRRWSSVSDMSIDLGNNDNSGCNDKSENGTPAGTPTSANLEASSKVRADKDASGVKNPDTSQSWSRQKDGDKPKDSTTTNASSSSTFNATSPPSLSAIVTKAPEKQTRSCSGDDMAIASSTESELSFDKEQGVNQGQGDTRLSEHVASNVSTQNRQKTSSRPAEEAFPKHFDTLTSPLSEDHVQIDKEITPVAHEVPVASEQIGRKDSRARLRSKEMHAGADAVVKKDRSFRTVGKTSSGVDLKSKATSHSRTNVRGSSGRDEAGSTESEVHDASSRRKSLPRKVEDVRRKVAVGSEILPQLDYSSRQGSNLSRQSSNAEQELSLLGGKVKPVNDANAIPLEQTRATKPAKGNQDRHDELQMKANELEKLFAAHKLTTSRRGKSTDAQVDDTPRLSEVKPTQVLPEKICMKQTVMESNNFDANELLKIVDNEGYNNSTPEKLGMLSLEESRGKFYDQYMQKRDAKLKEDWKLQKEEKEAILKAMHESLERSKAEMRAKFSRSALQSVSRNKDQGADSFLVEDEMNSDYLSGDCSSRSADSRKHFSNKVAYTQKKSIAPVHSHKHSSRAVRPGYANRRNPPENPLAQSVPNFSDFRKENTKPSAGHSRATARAHPKGFSRSKSIIEESKSILYQDQSRGSQSMRKDLNASELRDTSSVNRDIYNCAPSGISSNTHKSGVPKSFVRKDNGTHPVVGITGFRQPMFASVLQDEDDDFPDQQEDSPDDAKDEEYESIEENLRESDFPADSDSETPKLSQDFGNSDDPGSENGDVSFPREASSTKFNAFARNMHDLPGELPAPWSSHHPHLLPYANDTSDGDAFVDSPTGSPSPWNSHSLDQITDADVSRMRKKWGSAQMPFGGANASQQPRKDVPKGFKKLLKFGRKNRGDGLVNDWVSASTASECDDDMEDGRDLAIGSSDDFRKSRMGYLSSYDGFVENEVLTEQEQSLRSSIPNPPANFRLREDQLTGSSIKAPRSFFSLSTFRSKGGDARLR